The following proteins are encoded in a genomic region of Hydra vulgaris chromosome 05, alternate assembly HydraT2T_AEP:
- the LOC136080442 gene encoding uncharacterized protein LOC136080442, with protein MSKTCGESISSTIKQTATLLNSFNENEKENILSKSNISKAKISAEEMISLKANMSSTYVNMKILSRWLKNNNVICASNAKQRNVAKKWSCDDLIVKNAPFMVEKKDSKGSYEIKELPCAYIENLQGHITNVLDRLDSNNLLLYNKIKDNEIHIKIGGDYGGDSFKMFYQVANVEKPNAKTNTTIFNIFEAKDYTTNLKISLTRFTSEIDFLQKMIWKEKQIRVFVFGDYEFLCAIYGITGANGRHSCLFCNITSQGMSNPINDNIEMRSLKTLDLSLAKFNNHGADPKFAKLCDNVIDQRLFNVPLDQVPCFYLLFTLF; from the exons ATGAGCAAAACATGTGGAGAAAGCATTAGTTCTACAATCAAGCAAACTGCTActcttttgaattcttttaatgaaaatgaaaaagaaaatattctgagcaaatcaaatatttcaaaagccAAAATATCTGCTGAAGAAATGATCAGTTTAAAAGCAAACATGAGCAGTACTTATGTCAACATGAAAATATTATCTAG GTGGTTGAAAAACAACAATGTAATTTGTGCTTCTAATGCAAAACAAAGAAATGTGGCTAAGAAATGGTCATGTGATGATCTTATTGTTAAAAACGCTCCatttatggttgaaaaaaaagattcaaaaggtTCTTATGAAATCAAGGAATTGCCATGTGCATATATTGAAAATCTACAAGGACATATAACAAATGTACTAGATAGACTAGATAg CAACAACCTCTTATTATACAACAAGATTAAAGACAACGAAATCCATATAAAAATAGGAGGTGACTATGGAGGTGATTcgttcaaaatgttttatcaagtAGCGAATGTGGAAAAGCCTAATGCCAAAACaaatacaacaatatttaatatatttgaggCAAAAGATTATACcacaaatttgaaaatttcattgacAAGATTTACATCAGAAATcgattttttgcaaaaaatgatcTGGAA aGAAAAGCAGATTCGTGTATTTGTATTCGGTGATTATGAATTCTTGTGTGCAATTTATGGAATAACTGGTGCAAATG GTAGACACTCATGCCTGTTTTGCAACATAACAAGTCAAGGAATGTCAAATCCAATTAACGATAACATTGAAATGCGATCACTAAAGACACTAGATTTATCTCTAGCAAAATTTAACAACCATGGTGCAGATCCCAAGTTTGCCAAGTTATGTGACAATGTTATTGACCAACGGTTGTTCAATGTGCCACTTGATCAGGTGccttgcttttatttattattcacattattttga
- the LOC136080443 gene encoding uncharacterized protein LOC136080443, which yields MLEDSCHTIDIKIAGRMAVTNQTLDCEEFNAYIEHQRQINQLQISIQALEDKTRVITEALEMQIIFNPENEEKIKLVFERHLIHFEKKKKEQISELKILLEADHIKKSFGPLVNKLDKVLNSLGVQRQAYHGKSFVGNHVNKMLKEKSILELCNSYQTL from the exons atgTTAGAAGACTCTTGTCACACAATTGACATAAAAATTGCAGGTCGAATGGCAGTAACCAACCAAACACTTGACTGTGAGGAATTTAATGCATATATAGAGCACCAGCGCCAAATAAATCAACTTCAAATAAGTATTCAAGCACTTGAAGATAAAACACGTGTTATAACAGAAGCACTTgaaatgcaaataatttttaaccctgaaaatgaagaaaaaattaaattagtatttgaacGTCACCTGATTCActttgaaaagaaaaagaaagaacag ATCTCAGAACTGAAAATACTGCTTGAAGCAGACCATATAAAGAAATCATTTGGGCCACTTGTAAACAAACTTGATAAGGTACTTAACTCATTAGGAGTACAAAGACAAGCATATCACGGGAAAAGTTTTGTTGGTAATCATGTTAACAAAATGTTAAAG gAGAAAAGTATCCTTGAACTTTGCAACTCTTACCAAACCTTGTAG
- the LOC136080101 gene encoding uncharacterized protein LOC136080101 encodes MLLGMDAIRLLGGVQVGRDGETIHFNVEQLTIGATAVSQEKTSEVFSSTILKLIDKDFVAEFKNGSWSVSWKWLMEPPTLTNKIPNYHISEDVKSEYAMEISEWIAQGWLKPFEGRCNGIIPLMAVTQRNKLKIRPVMDYRELNQFVSSHTADGDVCSTKLRNWRKLGENLEIINLKKAYLQIRVDEALWKYQVVEYEGQRYCLTRLGFGLNVAPRIMTKILKKVLSLDKFVESGTDSFIDDIIVNNNIVSSCRVQELLKKYGLDSKLPEKLVGGRVLGLRVYKQCNQVRWKRDNIPKVPEGKMTRRYLKRVSSSCGWDSLVNERVVKLVSSLNERLTKEDPVHGSWNVKNISEATVWCDVSSLAVGIVLEVAGEIVEDCSWLRKQDDTAHINLAELEAVIKGINLATKWGFECINIKCDSATVVGWLRSLIIGDKPVRVHGLGEPLVRRRLSLIEDLVKECNIKLKLFLVKSAENKADALTRVPQNWLHANHSAMTANIVPPDVKSFHNLHHFGVNRTLYLMKQTYPKEKVCRKDIESVVKSCERCLSVDPAPIRWEEGNLEVGKSWHRLAIDITHYKSEIYLSIIDCGKRSKFAIWRRLQNEKETTVCFHLEEIFRERGPPWQVLLDNSKTFRSKLVGELCADWGVSILFRCAYRPSGNGIVERHHRTIKRMAARSGKDPLKMVYWYNIAPRKNGEEISLPYKAIFSYEWKPHTISAKTNAEVLHNYTQGQEVFVKPPDSKCTSEWNRGRVSDEGRGVSVEINGLPRHMSDVRPAPIVADLSIRESEEPIADNLNLRRSTRVLSTYGEQGGESLHAEINRMKSTYCHMKGVRRLKSMMNEHFIKNNPTVKIYQKKAQPRKRKIVDTKNNTIKYCKMI; translated from the exons ATGCTACTTGGTATGGACGCAATACGACTGCTTGGAGGTGTCCAAGTCGGGAGAGACGGCGAAACCATACACTTCAATGTGGAACAACTAACTATCGGTGCTACTGCTGTTTCTCAAGAAAAAACGAGTGAAGTATTCTCGTCTACTATTCTAAAGCTGATTGATAAAGACTTCGTAGCAGAATTCAAAAATGGCAGCTGGAGCGTGTCTTGGAAATGGCTGATGGAACCACCAACTTTAACTAACAAAATTCCAAACTATCATATCTCTGAGGACGTTAAAAGTGAGTACGCAATGGAAATAAGTGAATGGATAGCACAGGGATGGCTGAAACCATTTGAAGGGAGATGTAATGGCATCATTCCATTGATGGCAGTAACTCAACGAAATAAGTTGAAAATACGTCCGGTGATGGACTACCGGGAGTTGAATCAATTTGTATCTAGTCATACTGCAGATGGCGATGTTTGCAGTACCAAACTTCGCAACTGGAGAAAGTTGGGCGAAAATCTTGAGATAATCAACTTAAAGAAAGCGTACCTGCAAATTCGTGTCGACGAAGCATTATGGAAATATCAAGTTGTGGAATATGAAGGGCAGCGTTACTGTCTAACAAGATTGGGTTTTGGTTTAAATGTGGCGCCCAGAATAATGactaaaatcttaaaaaaggtattatccTTAGATAAATTTGTCGAGTCTGGGACGGATTCATTTATTGATGATATCATTGTCAATAATAACATAGTGTCAAGTTGCAGAGTTCAAGAACTCTTGAAAAAATATGGCTTGGATTCTAAGTTGCCAGAAAAACTTGTCGGTGGTCGTGTGCTTGGATTGCGAGTGTACAAACAATGCAACCAAGTCCGTTGGAAACGTGATAACATACCCAAAGTTCCGGAAGGAAAAATGACACGTCG CTATCTAAAAAGAGTTTCGAGTAGTTGTGGATGGGACTCTTTGGTGAACGAACGAGTTGTTAAATTAGTAAGCAGTTTGAATGAAAGACTTACAAAGGAAGATCCCGTTCATGGGTCATGGAACGTCAAAAACATTTCTGAAGCAACAGTGTGGTGCGATGTAAGCAGTTTAGCTGTTGGCATAGTTTTGGAAGTGGCTGGGGAAATAGTAGAAGACTGTTCGTGGCTGAGGAAACAAGATGATACGGCTCACATTAATCTTGCAGAGTTAGAAGCCGTGATAAAAGGAATTAATCTAGCAACAAAATGGGGATTCGAATGTATTAACATAAAGTGTGATTCGGCTACTGTTGTCGGTTGGTTGAGATCCTTAATTATCGGTGACAAACCCGTTCGAGTACACGGTCTCGGAGAACCACTTGTCCGTCGCCGGTTGTCATTAATTGAAGACCTTGTAAAGGAgtgcaatataaaattaaaacttttcctGGTAAAGTCAGCAGAAAACAAAGCCGATGCTCTTACGAGGGTACCACAGAACTGGCTGCATGCAAACCATTCTGCAATGACAGCAAATATTGTACCGCCTGATGTGAAGTCGTTtcataatcttcatcactttgGAGTCAATCGAACACTTTATTTGATGAAACAAACATATCCGAAGGAGAAAGTTTGCAGAAAAGACATTGAATCAGTCGTGAAAAGTTGCGAAAGATGTTTATCAGTGGATCCTGCGCCGATTAGATGGGAAGAAGGAAATCTTGAAGTTGGAAAGAGCTGGCATCGTTTGGCTATTGACATAACCCACTACAAATCAGAGATTTACTTGTCTATTATTGACTGTGGAAAAAGGAGCAAGTTTGCAATTTGGAGAAGGCTACAGAACGAGAAAGAAACAACAGTGTGCTTCCATTTAGAAGAAATATTCCGAGAAAGAGGACCTCCGTGGCAAGTTCTACTTGACAACAGCAAGACTTTTCGCTCAAAACTCGTTGGTGAATTATGCGCGGATTGGGGAGTGTCCATCTTGTTTCGTTGCGCTTACAGGCCATCTGGAAATGGAATTGTTGAACGTCATCATCGCACAATCAAGCGCATGGCAGCCAGAAGTGGCAAAGACCcgttaaaaatggtatattggTATAACATAGCTCCCAGAAAAAATGGCGAGGAAATATCGCTCCCCTACAAAGCTATATTTTCCTACGAGTGGAAACCACACACAATTTCTGCCAAAACTAACGCGGAAGTTCTCCACAACTATACACAAGGACAAGAAGTATTTGTAAAACCACCTGACTCAAAATGCACGAGCGAATGGAACAGAGGAAGAGTCTCAGATGAAGGTCGAGGAGTTTCGGTAGAAATCAATGGATTGCCGAGACACATGTCGGACGTTCGTCCTGCTCCCATTGTAGCTGACTTGTCTATCAGAGAATCGGAAGAACCCATCGCGGATAACCTAAATCTCCGAAGATCGACGCGAGTGCTGAG TACTTATGGAGAGCAAGGTGGAGAAAGTCTTCATGCTGAAATCAACCGCATGAAGAGTACCTACTGTCATATGAAAGGAGTACGTAGATTAAAAAGCATGATGAATgagcatttcataaaaaacaaccCAACTGtaaaaatataccaaaaaaaagctcagccaagaaaaagaaaaattgtagaTACTAAAAATAATACGATAAAATACtgcaaaatgatttaa
- the LOC136080100 gene encoding zinc finger MYM-type protein 1-like, whose translation MWLCYSPKLDAVYCEPCWLFSEERKAKNNWREHGVRDWRGLSKKIKIHENSQQHIFACCIYEKWRHNETIDKNIEEQIRYQSNFWVQVLERILNITLALCKNSLAFRGHRESFDNEYNGNFLTQVQLFAKYDNVIKQVLCMPNGSIKYLSHQIQNEVIHWLATHLKATLTADINSSPFYSIIMDTTQDITKRDQLSQVFRYVKIIKNEKDEATSIEIKEVFLGFTEIYNHTAAGLHEEILNLLEKHHIKISNCRGQGYDGANVMSGIYNGVQALFKKNQPNAMYMHCAAHNLNLVINDAVKCCVEVASFFVMLEDVYSFFGNSINRWDLLSKYTGESQIVDVVINKLDNRFKEMQEVVQLFSCIHPNKLMVMKEREIISCAEAIQRKYSEDITTEFPLQMVMVKSMLHDEISKISSNVNWLTF comes from the coding sequence ATGTGGCTTTGCTATTCCCCAAAACTTGATGCCGTTTATTGCGAGCCTTGTTGGCTTTTCTCAGAAGAACGAAAAGCAAAGAATAACTGGCGTGAGCATGGTGTCAGAGATTGGCGTGgtctttctaaaaaaattaaaattcacgAAAATAGTCAACAACATATATTTGCTTGTTGCATTTATGAAAAATGGCGACATAATGAaacaattgataaaaatatagaagAACAAATACGATACCAATCAAATTTTTGGGTGCAAGTCTTAGAGCGgatattaaatataacattagCACTTTGTAAAAATTCTTTGGCTTTTCGTGGTCATCGTGAATCATTTGACAATGAAtataatggtaattttttaacCCAAGTTCAACTTTTTGCTAAATATGATAATGTTATAAAGCAAGTTTTGTGTATGCCAAATGgatctataaaatatttaagccATCAAATTCAAAATGAAGTCATACATTGGCTTGCAACACATTTAAAAGCCACTCTTACTGCTGATATTAATAGTTCacctttttattcaattataatGGATACAACACAAGATATTACTAAAAGAGATCAGCTCAGTCAAGTATTTAGATacgtaaaaattattaaaaatgaaaaagatgaaGCCACATCAATTGAAATTAAAGAAGTTTTCTTGGGATTTACGGAAATATATAACCACACTGCTGCTGGACTAcatgaagaaattttaaatctgttagaaaaacatcatataaaaataagtaactgCAGGGGTCAAGGTTATGATGGTGCGAACGTCATGAGTGGGATATACAATGGGGTTCAGGccctttttaagaaaaatcaacCCAATGCTATGTATATGCATTGCGCAGCTcataatttaaatcttgttattaACGATGCGGTTAAATGTTGTGTTGAAGTTGCTTCATTTTTTGTAATGCTAGAAGATGTGTATTCATTTTTCGGAAATAGCATAAACAGGTGGGATCTACTATCCAAATATACAGGAGAATCACAAATTGTGGACGTCGTTATCAACAAACTCGACAATAGATTTAAAGAAATGCAAGAAGTGGTACAATTATTTTCCTGCATCCATCCAAATAAATTAATGGTAATGAAAGAACGTGAGATCATAAGCTGTGCAGAAGCCATTCAGAGAAAATATAGTGAAGATATAACAACTGAGTTTCCGCTGCAAATGGTTATGGTAAAGTCAATGCTACACgatgaaatatcaaaaatatcatCTAACGTGAATTGGCTGAccttttaa